Proteins encoded within one genomic window of Companilactobacillus zhachilii:
- a CDS encoding GtrA family protein gives MDFIKKYRNFWVYCFFGFLASLLNIGIFDLSHNYFHIPLWIANTIAWFISNFFSFFVTKLYVFKSELENWKKLFHEGIYFLVSRIFSLIFDDIFMIVAVLIFPWNNLIIKAVDQLIVGLFNYFSSKLIFNYNNRQLIERFKNLKAKRSRDEI, from the coding sequence ATGGATTTTATTAAAAAATATCGTAATTTTTGGGTGTATTGTTTCTTTGGGTTCTTGGCATCTCTACTGAATATCGGAATCTTTGATCTCTCACACAATTATTTCCACATCCCCTTGTGGATTGCTAACACCATAGCTTGGTTCATTTCCAATTTCTTTTCGTTCTTTGTCACCAAGCTATACGTTTTTAAGTCAGAATTGGAAAACTGGAAAAAGCTCTTCCATGAAGGTATTTATTTCTTAGTATCAAGAATTTTCTCACTAATTTTTGATGACATTTTTATGATTGTGGCAGTTCTCATTTTCCCATGGAATAATTTGATTATTAAAGCTGTCGATCAATTAATTGTCGGACTATTTAATTACTTCTCTTCTAAACTTATTTTTAACTACAATAACCGTCAATTAATTGAAAGGTTTAAAAATTTAAAAGCAAAAAGAAGCCGCGATGAAATTTAA
- the fba gene encoding class II fructose-1,6-bisphosphate aldolase, with amino-acid sequence MVLTNGNEIFNNARKGKYAVGAFNINDLEWTRGILAAAQETNTPILVQTSMGAAKYMGGYELCLHLVQDTIKSMGITVPVVMHLDHGNYEAAKECIEVGYNSVMFDGHDLPFDENLEKTKEIVKLAHAKGMSVEAEVGSIGGTEDGITGLGELADVEEAKTLAATGVDYLAVGIGNIHGVYPDNWKGLSFDRLQELAAEISTPLVLHGGSGIPKEQIVKAISMGISKVNVNTELQLAFAKATREYIEAGHDKDIDAKGYDPRKLLAPGTKAITETTKERIEWFGTPSIK; translated from the coding sequence ATGGTTTTAACAAACGGTAACGAAATTTTCAACAACGCCCGTAAAGGCAAATATGCTGTTGGTGCATTTAACATCAACGACTTGGAATGGACTCGTGGCATTTTAGCTGCTGCCCAAGAAACAAATACACCTATCTTGGTTCAAACATCAATGGGTGCTGCTAAGTATATGGGTGGTTACGAACTATGTCTACACCTTGTACAAGACACAATCAAATCAATGGGTATCACTGTTCCAGTTGTTATGCACTTGGATCATGGTAACTATGAAGCTGCTAAAGAATGTATCGAAGTTGGTTACAACTCAGTTATGTTCGATGGTCATGACCTTCCATTTGACGAAAACCTTGAAAAGACAAAGGAAATCGTTAAATTAGCTCACGCTAAAGGTATGTCTGTTGAAGCTGAAGTTGGTTCAATTGGTGGTACTGAAGATGGTATTACTGGTCTTGGTGAATTAGCTGATGTTGAAGAAGCTAAGACACTTGCTGCTACTGGCGTTGACTACCTTGCTGTTGGTATTGGTAACATCCACGGTGTTTACCCTGACAACTGGAAAGGTTTGAGCTTCGACCGTCTACAAGAATTAGCTGCTGAAATCTCAACACCACTTGTTCTTCATGGTGGTTCAGGTATCCCTAAGGAACAAATCGTTAAGGCTATCTCAATGGGTATTTCAAAGGTTAACGTTAATACTGAATTGCAATTAGCATTTGCTAAAGCAACTCGTGAATATATTGAAGCTGGCCATGATAAAGATATCGATGCTAAGGGTTACGATCCTCGTAAGTTACTTGCACCTGGTACAAAGGCTATTACAGAAACAACAAAGGAACGTATCGAATGGTTCGGTACACCTTCAATCAAATAA
- a CDS encoding thiolase family protein — translation MDPIVIIDAKRTAIGKFRGQFADLTAVELGTQLVTKLLDQNKIDPKMVDQFIFGNVYQTGMGQNTARQIELNSGGRVDATAMTVNQVCGSGMKAVYEAISAITMGNAEIVVAGGVESMSNAPFYAPRTGKMEVSPKLSDTLFNDGLNDAFNHLPMGITAENVAKKYHVTREQQDKFAFDSHQKAHNAATKLAQEIIPIEVNGEKVTTDQSIRPSTTLEQMGQLRTVFDKKGTVTAGNSSPINDGAAAVILMRESRAKELGLKYVAEITGYTEIGIDPNYMGYAPYYAIKKYFDRYKTSVEDFDLFEVNEAFAAQAVAVSRDLELPADKLNIYGGAIALGHPLGATGARMIATLINSMQQEGKTTGLASLCIGGGMGMAMGVKLL, via the coding sequence ATGGATCCAATTGTAATTATAGACGCAAAAAGAACAGCAATCGGCAAGTTTCGTGGTCAATTTGCTGATTTAACAGCAGTGGAGTTGGGAACACAGCTTGTTACCAAACTGCTTGATCAAAATAAAATTGACCCCAAAATGGTTGATCAATTTATTTTTGGAAATGTTTATCAAACTGGTATGGGACAAAATACAGCTCGACAAATTGAACTAAACTCTGGTGGCCGTGTTGATGCAACCGCTATGACGGTTAACCAAGTGTGTGGTTCCGGGATGAAGGCGGTTTATGAGGCCATCTCAGCTATTACTATGGGCAATGCGGAAATCGTTGTTGCTGGTGGCGTTGAGAGTATGTCGAATGCACCATTTTATGCCCCAAGAACTGGCAAGATGGAAGTTAGCCCTAAACTGTCAGATACTTTGTTCAATGATGGTTTAAATGACGCGTTCAATCATTTACCAATGGGTATCACGGCTGAAAATGTTGCCAAGAAATATCATGTTACACGTGAACAACAAGACAAGTTTGCTTTTGATTCACATCAAAAAGCACATAATGCAGCAACTAAGTTGGCTCAGGAAATCATTCCAATTGAGGTTAACGGTGAAAAAGTTACGACTGACCAATCAATTCGTCCAAGTACGACTTTAGAACAAATGGGACAATTACGGACTGTTTTTGACAAAAAGGGGACAGTTACTGCTGGTAATTCATCACCAATTAATGATGGCGCCGCCGCGGTTATTTTAATGCGTGAGAGTCGTGCTAAGGAATTAGGACTCAAGTATGTTGCTGAAATTACTGGCTACACTGAAATCGGAATTGATCCTAATTATATGGGCTATGCACCTTATTATGCTATTAAGAAGTACTTTGACCGTTATAAGACATCAGTTGAAGACTTTGATTTATTTGAGGTCAATGAAGCCTTCGCTGCCCAAGCAGTTGCGGTTAGCCGTGATCTCGAGTTACCTGCTGATAAATTAAATATTTATGGTGGAGCAATTGCTTTGGGACATCCACTTGGTGCCACAGGTGCTAGAATGATTGCTACTTTGATTAACTCAATGCAACAGGAAGGTAAAACTACTGGCCTTGCATCGCTATGTATTGGTGGTGGTATGGGTATGGCAATGGGTGTCAAACTACTATGA
- a CDS encoding YihY/virulence factor BrkB family protein has protein sequence MEEKKQQVPLFKRPISRREKLVEFIKYMTQAISDSNLPMASKAITYYILLSLFPAIIVFGNLIPLLHLDKPTVISYIEFILPDDLHHYFLPTIIKVLSSSNRGILSVGILVSLWAISRGLNIAQMTMNEAYGLDVNNLFVEKTFLNYIIRRGLAFFTTLMLLMIGVAAIITFTFGQLFLNWLIPLLRVNSRWIDEFTRWKWPFAIVIMFLIMFALFYFLPNVHLKFYYIITGTVITSVGVLGLSQLFSYYLKYFGSAWDNYGAIGAIIVFLLWVNMSVTIFLFGNAINVAFAESIGGPYLRISTGRLTSYLQSHEKENN, from the coding sequence ATGGAAGAAAAAAAACAACAGGTGCCATTATTTAAACGACCGATATCTAGACGTGAGAAACTTGTTGAATTTATTAAATACATGACACAAGCAATAAGCGATTCAAATTTACCCATGGCTTCTAAGGCAATTACATATTACATTCTGTTGTCACTGTTTCCCGCAATCATTGTGTTTGGAAACTTGATTCCACTATTACACTTAGACAAGCCAACCGTGATCAGCTACATTGAGTTTATTTTGCCTGATGATCTGCATCATTACTTTTTGCCAACGATAATTAAAGTTTTGTCTAGCTCAAATAGAGGTATCTTGTCCGTTGGTATTTTGGTATCTCTATGGGCAATTTCTCGTGGTTTAAATATTGCGCAGATGACGATGAATGAGGCATACGGCTTGGACGTAAATAACCTCTTTGTGGAAAAAACTTTTTTAAATTATATTATTCGTCGGGGTCTAGCGTTTTTTACGACCTTAATGTTATTGATGATTGGTGTAGCAGCAATCATAACGTTTACATTTGGACAACTTTTTTTGAATTGGTTGATTCCCTTGCTACGAGTGAATTCGCGCTGGATAGATGAGTTTACGAGATGGAAATGGCCCTTTGCAATTGTTATAATGTTTTTGATCATGTTTGCTTTATTTTATTTTTTGCCTAATGTCCATCTGAAGTTTTACTACATTATAACCGGGACCGTGATCACCAGTGTTGGAGTCTTGGGCTTGTCACAATTATTCTCATATTATTTGAAATATTTTGGATCAGCTTGGGATAACTATGGTGCTATCGGTGCGATTATTGTGTTCTTGCTCTGGGTGAATATGTCAGTGACAATCTTTTTATTTGGAAATGCCATTAATGTCGCCTTTGCCGAGTCGATAGGTGGTCCATATTTGAGGATAAGTACTGGTAGATTAACTAGTTATTTGCAGTCGCATGAAAAGGAGAATAATTAA
- a CDS encoding hydroxymethylglutaryl-CoA reductase, degradative: MKIYEMTDEQRIKLLLDGGYINQNQAELLRSRQTISTDLADSLSENQIGSFSLPYGFATDFLIDGQNYLVPMVIEEPSVIAAASNAAKRIKNSGGFKTYPTPRIVYGQIVLENITESDVAQLEQNDSEIFEFAQQAHPSLIKRGGGMVSLKFNHYDNFEEIELGIDTVDAMGANMVNTILEKTSQKISTMISGDVLCSILSNSGQGQVITVETSVEYDQLATKTMSGEDVAQRIVKLSTFAKKSIKRAITHNKGIMNGIDAVLLATGNDFRAQEAAAHSFAFESGRYQPLTEWHLANNKLVGTLKMPIELGSVGGAIKALPMAQLSLAIMKIQNSQQLQSVVGSVGLANNLSALRALVTTGIQAGHMGLQSKSLAISAGARGLEIEQVAQKLNQTKDYTLKNAENILMELRKK, translated from the coding sequence ATGAAAATCTATGAAATGACCGATGAACAACGAATTAAACTATTGCTTGATGGCGGTTATATAAATCAGAACCAAGCCGAGTTATTACGTAGTCGTCAAACAATTTCAACCGATTTAGCTGATAGTCTTAGTGAAAATCAAATCGGCAGTTTTAGTTTGCCATATGGTTTTGCGACCGATTTTTTAATTGACGGCCAAAATTATTTAGTACCAATGGTGATTGAAGAACCATCAGTCATCGCAGCCGCTTCAAATGCTGCTAAAAGAATTAAGAATAGTGGTGGCTTCAAAACATATCCAACGCCTAGAATCGTTTATGGACAAATCGTTTTAGAAAATATAACAGAGTCAGACGTTGCCCAATTGGAACAAAATGATTCTGAAATTTTTGAATTTGCTCAACAAGCACACCCTAGTTTAATTAAACGTGGTGGTGGAATGGTTTCTTTGAAGTTTAATCATTATGATAACTTTGAAGAGATTGAGTTAGGTATTGATACAGTTGATGCCATGGGCGCCAATATGGTCAATACAATTTTAGAGAAAACATCTCAAAAGATTTCGACAATGATTTCTGGGGATGTTTTGTGCAGTATTTTGTCTAATAGTGGACAAGGTCAAGTGATTACCGTTGAAACTAGTGTTGAGTATGACCAATTAGCGACTAAAACGATGTCTGGTGAGGATGTCGCACAACGGATAGTGAAGTTGTCTACCTTTGCTAAAAAATCGATTAAACGAGCAATTACGCACAATAAAGGTATCATGAATGGCATTGATGCCGTTTTATTAGCAACTGGTAATGATTTTCGTGCTCAAGAGGCTGCTGCACATAGTTTTGCCTTTGAGTCTGGTCGGTATCAACCACTTACTGAATGGCATCTGGCTAATAATAAATTAGTTGGAACTTTGAAAATGCCAATTGAATTAGGTAGTGTTGGTGGAGCTATTAAGGCACTGCCAATGGCACAACTAAGTCTGGCCATCATGAAAATTCAAAACAGTCAACAATTACAGTCTGTTGTCGGTTCTGTTGGTTTGGCAAATAATCTGTCAGCTTTACGAGCATTGGTTACCACTGGAATTCAAGCCGGTCATATGGGCTTACAAAGTAAATCACTAGCTATTTCAGCTGGAGCAAGAGGCTTAGAAATCGAACAAGTAGCACAGAAGTTAAATCAGACTAAAGATTATACTTTGAAAAATGCGGAAAATATTTTAATGGAGTTGAGGAAGAAATAA
- the wecB gene encoding non-hydrolyzing UDP-N-acetylglucosamine 2-epimerase: MDKIKVMTVFGTRPEAIKMAPLVLKLKQNSDRFETVTVVTAQHREMLDSVLEIFKIKPDYDLNIMKERQTLSGITGLVLKELDSIIEKEKPDVVLVHGDTTTTFSAALSAFYHQTAIGHVEAGLRTWNKYSPWPEEMNRQMTDDLTDIYFAPTTESKANLLKENHKKDNIFVTGNTAIDALRSTVHKDYHHDVMDVIDPEKKMILITMHRRENQGEPMKQVFKAMKKVVEKHDDIELVYPVHLNPVVQQTAKEILGDVDRVHLIEPLDVVDFHNLASRSYFIMTDSGGVQEEAPSLGKPVLVLRDTTERPEGVAAGTLKLVGTDADVVEKEMTRLITDKAEYDRMANAKNPYGDGKASDRILDSLSYYFKQSTERPNEFE, translated from the coding sequence TTGGATAAAATTAAAGTTATGACTGTTTTTGGGACGAGACCAGAAGCAATTAAAATGGCACCGCTTGTTTTGAAATTGAAGCAAAACAGTGACCGCTTTGAAACGGTAACGGTTGTTACTGCCCAACATCGGGAAATGCTTGACTCTGTTTTGGAAATTTTCAAAATTAAGCCCGATTATGATTTGAACATTATGAAGGAACGCCAAACTCTTAGTGGTATTACTGGTTTGGTTCTTAAAGAACTTGATAGCATTATTGAAAAAGAAAAACCAGATGTTGTTTTGGTTCATGGTGACACAACAACAACCTTTAGTGCTGCTTTATCAGCTTTCTATCATCAAACTGCTATCGGACACGTTGAAGCTGGTTTGAGAACATGGAATAAGTACTCACCATGGCCAGAGGAAATGAACCGTCAAATGACTGACGATTTAACTGATATTTATTTTGCCCCAACTACTGAAAGTAAAGCTAACTTGTTGAAAGAAAATCACAAGAAGGACAATATTTTTGTGACAGGTAATACTGCTATTGATGCTTTAAGAAGCACTGTTCACAAGGATTATCATCATGATGTTATGGATGTAATTGATCCTGAGAAGAAAATGATTTTGATTACTATGCACCGTCGTGAAAACCAAGGTGAACCAATGAAACAAGTTTTCAAGGCAATGAAAAAGGTTGTTGAAAAGCATGATGATATTGAACTAGTTTACCCAGTTCATTTGAATCCAGTCGTTCAACAAACCGCTAAGGAGATCCTTGGTGACGTTGACCGTGTTCACTTGATTGAACCATTGGATGTAGTTGACTTTCATAATCTTGCATCAAGAAGTTACTTTATCATGACTGATTCTGGTGGTGTCCAAGAAGAGGCTCCATCATTAGGAAAGCCAGTCTTGGTATTACGTGACACAACTGAACGTCCAGAAGGTGTGGCAGCGGGTACTTTGAAGTTGGTTGGTACCGACGCTGATGTTGTTGAAAAAGAAATGACACGTTTGATTACTGATAAAGCTGAGTATGATCGTATGGCAAATGCTAAGAATCCATATGGCGATGGTAAAGCATCCGATAGAATTCTTGATTCATTAAGCTACTATTTTAAGCAATCAACAGAACGTCCTAACGAATTTGAATAA
- the map gene encoding type I methionyl aminopeptidase encodes MITLKSAREIEGMRKSGELLANTHIGLRDIIKPGISSMEIENFANDYIVSHGGRPSEKGFEGYKYATCVCVNDEVAHGIPRKNLILKSGDVLKVDMTVNLDGYESDSCWTYAVGDISAENQKLMDVTKKALYLGIDQAVVGNRLGDIGYAIQHYVEDENHMGDVRDLIGHGIQPTMHEAPNVPHYGEPGQGLRLREGMTITIEPMVNLGTWEIKDKFVKADGWEYFVSADGTDSAQYEHTIAITKDGPKILTSQDPEYDAKYLL; translated from the coding sequence GTGATTACATTAAAATCTGCAAGAGAAATAGAAGGAATGAGAAAGTCCGGAGAACTTCTTGCTAACACACATATTGGTTTGCGTGACATTATCAAACCAGGAATTTCATCAATGGAAATTGAAAATTTTGCCAACGACTATATCGTTTCACATGGTGGTCGTCCATCTGAAAAGGGTTTTGAGGGCTACAAGTACGCTACTTGTGTCTGTGTTAATGATGAGGTTGCGCATGGGATTCCCCGTAAAAACCTTATTTTGAAGAGTGGGGATGTTCTAAAGGTTGATATGACTGTTAACTTAGATGGTTATGAAAGTGATTCTTGCTGGACTTATGCTGTCGGGGACATTTCTGCTGAAAATCAAAAATTAATGGATGTAACCAAAAAAGCCCTTTATCTAGGGATTGACCAAGCGGTTGTTGGTAATCGTTTAGGTGATATTGGTTATGCTATTCAACATTATGTTGAAGATGAAAACCACATGGGTGATGTTCGTGATTTGATTGGTCATGGTATTCAACCAACGATGCACGAAGCTCCAAACGTTCCACATTATGGCGAACCTGGTCAAGGTTTAAGGTTGCGTGAAGGTATGACCATTACAATTGAACCTATGGTCAATCTAGGTACTTGGGAAATCAAAGATAAGTTTGTCAAAGCTGATGGTTGGGAATATTTTGTTTCTGCTGATGGAACTGATTCAGCTCAATATGAGCATACAATTGCAATCACAAAAGATGGTCCTAAGATCCTAACATCACAAGATCCTGAATATGATGCTAAATACTTACTTTAA
- a CDS encoding GNAT family N-acetyltransferase produces the protein MKEIKHSFGNKSTVYHDSLNIRKTVFVQEQHVSPDLEIDADEAKCTYFNIYQDHQAVATARISPTNDNGVHIQRVAVLKAFRHQKLGSDLIQAIIQYARDNDYKYAVLGAQDHAQSFYKKLGFEVIGKQYTEVGIFHHDMKLNL, from the coding sequence ATGAAAGAAATTAAACACAGCTTTGGTAACAAATCAACAGTTTACCATGATAGTCTTAATATTAGGAAAACGGTTTTTGTCCAAGAGCAACACGTCTCACCCGATTTAGAAATTGATGCAGACGAAGCTAAATGTACTTACTTTAATATTTACCAAGACCATCAAGCGGTGGCCACGGCTAGGATATCACCAACAAATGATAATGGTGTCCACATTCAACGAGTTGCCGTTTTAAAGGCATTTCGTCATCAAAAGCTTGGATCTGATCTCATACAAGCTATTATTCAGTATGCACGTGATAATGACTATAAATATGCTGTTTTAGGCGCTCAAGACCATGCCCAATCATTTTATAAAAAACTTGGCTTTGAAGTTATTGGTAAACAATACACCGAAGTTGGAATCTTTCATCATGACATGAAACTTAACTTGTAG
- a CDS encoding FAD-dependent oxidoreductase — protein sequence MKVVVVGCTHAGTAAVEQILKKHPETEVTVYEREDNIAFLSCGIALYLGRIVNNLEDMFYADPTTLEGYGAKVRMKHNVLKIDSKGKKIVVQDLQTQEIFEDTYDKLIMTTGSEVGIPPIGGMDNPRVLMCKSYDQAKKIYESALNYPSIAIVGAGYVGVELAESYANTVHEVTLIQSRDQILNNYVDDGLSETIIDKLKEHDVKVRLGERVAEIEDGDQLTIKTKSGNAYKADLVIVCTGFFANTDLLRGQVQMDGYGALLVNDYMQTSDPDIYGAGDSCVVKFNPTGEIKYIPLASQAVRQGTLAGINVFGDIRKYMGTQATTAMEIFGYTLAETGITYKKAIAGGINADFVVFHDYYRPAYMPTTEMLTIYLVYDKDSRRVIGAQLFSKHEVAQSANAISICIQNKNTIDDLAFVDMLFQPNYDNPFNYLNLVAQQAIAKEDDE from the coding sequence TTGAAAGTTGTTGTTGTCGGATGTACACATGCAGGAACGGCTGCAGTAGAACAGATTTTAAAAAAACATCCTGAAACTGAAGTTACGGTTTATGAACGCGAAGACAACATTGCCTTTTTGTCATGCGGTATTGCTTTATATTTAGGTAGAATCGTTAATAACCTCGAGGATATGTTTTATGCAGATCCTACCACCCTCGAAGGTTACGGTGCCAAAGTTCGGATGAAGCATAATGTACTTAAAATTGATTCTAAAGGCAAAAAAATTGTTGTTCAAGATTTACAAACTCAAGAGATTTTTGAAGATACTTACGATAAATTAATTATGACAACTGGTTCAGAAGTTGGTATTCCACCAATCGGCGGGATGGACAACCCACGTGTGCTCATGTGTAAGAGCTATGATCAAGCTAAAAAGATTTATGAGTCAGCTTTAAATTATCCAAGTATCGCAATTGTTGGCGCTGGTTATGTCGGAGTTGAATTAGCTGAAAGTTATGCTAATACGGTGCATGAAGTTACTTTGATCCAGTCACGTGACCAAATCTTAAATAATTATGTTGATGATGGATTATCAGAAACAATCATCGATAAATTAAAGGAACATGATGTCAAAGTTCGATTAGGTGAACGAGTAGCTGAAATCGAAGATGGCGATCAATTGACAATTAAGACTAAGTCGGGAAATGCTTATAAAGCTGATTTAGTCATTGTCTGTACCGGCTTTTTTGCTAATACGGATCTTCTTCGCGGCCAAGTACAAATGGATGGCTATGGCGCATTGTTAGTCAATGACTATATGCAAACGTCTGATCCTGATATTTATGGCGCAGGAGATTCATGTGTCGTTAAATTTAATCCAACTGGTGAAATTAAATATATTCCTTTGGCATCGCAAGCAGTCCGTCAGGGAACTTTAGCTGGAATTAACGTATTTGGTGATATTCGTAAATATATGGGTACGCAAGCAACGACAGCAATGGAAATCTTTGGCTACACGTTGGCTGAGACTGGGATTACTTATAAAAAAGCCATTGCCGGTGGAATAAATGCTGACTTTGTCGTTTTTCATGACTATTACCGCCCAGCATATATGCCTACGACAGAAATGCTAACAATTTATTTGGTTTATGATAAAGATTCAAGAAGAGTTATTGGTGCACAATTGTTTAGTAAACACGAAGTTGCACAATCAGCAAATGCAATCTCAATTTGTATTCAAAATAAAAATACTATCGATGATTTAGCTTTTGTCGACATGTTATTCCAACCAAACTACGATAATCCGTTCAATTATCTTAACTTGGTGGCTCAACAAGCAATTGCTAAAGAAGACGATGAATAA
- a CDS encoding EAL domain-containing protein translates to MYRFFIQPQLDKVNNSLIGYELLMKKKTPEGWRPPANFSDVPSHTMASLLIATTKLLSLKIGSVSVNINRNQLMDKEVRDAIIEAQRILRPLRLVVELTEDVPDKPWPNSELIPLIKDFIDYGMDFSLDDCGTGVNQLDQIQDMVPLASEIKFAIQNFGEKLRDPDIEDKVIFWRDFCKKNNLRFILEGIEDENDDALADSLKIDLRQGYFYGKPRLLKLKPDDNKF, encoded by the coding sequence ATGTATAGATTTTTTATTCAGCCCCAACTAGATAAGGTCAACAATTCTTTAATTGGCTATGAATTGTTGATGAAAAAAAAGACACCTGAAGGCTGGCGACCACCTGCTAATTTTTCAGACGTACCTTCACATACAATGGCTTCACTTCTGATTGCGACAACTAAGTTATTATCGCTTAAAATCGGTTCTGTCTCCGTTAACATCAACCGAAACCAATTAATGGACAAGGAAGTGCGAGACGCTATTATCGAAGCACAGCGCATTTTACGGCCATTACGACTCGTTGTTGAATTAACTGAAGATGTACCAGACAAACCATGGCCAAATTCCGAGTTGATTCCATTGATCAAAGATTTTATCGATTACGGAATGGACTTTAGTCTCGACGACTGTGGAACCGGAGTCAACCAACTTGATCAAATTCAAGACATGGTACCTCTAGCCTCAGAAATTAAATTTGCCATCCAAAATTTTGGTGAAAAGTTACGTGATCCAGATATTGAAGATAAAGTAATCTTTTGGCGTGATTTTTGTAAAAAGAATAACCTGCGCTTTATTTTGGAAGGTATCGAAGATGAGAACGATGATGCCTTAGCCGATTCATTGAAAATCGACCTTCGTCAAGGATATTTCTATGGCAAGCCCCGTCTGTTGAAGTTAAAACCAGACGATAATAAGTTTTAA
- a CDS encoding flavodoxin produces MTKVKIVYASITGNDEDIAYVLTEKFEELGCDVDMSEVSQTDAADFEDSDICVIASYTYDQGIVPDEALDFYDDMQDLNLSGKVYGVCGSGDTFYEDFCRAVDEFAKVFEEVEATKGAEPVRVELDPEQDDIDHLDHFAEEIFKKAQEMDL; encoded by the coding sequence ATGACAAAAGTAAAAATCGTCTACGCTAGTATTACTGGTAACGACGAAGATATCGCATATGTTTTAACTGAAAAATTTGAAGAGCTCGGTTGTGATGTCGACATGAGCGAAGTTTCTCAAACTGACGCTGCTGACTTTGAAGATAGCGACATTTGTGTGATTGCAAGCTACACTTACGATCAAGGAATAGTTCCCGATGAAGCATTGGACTTTTATGATGACATGCAAGACCTTAATTTAAGTGGCAAAGTATACGGAGTTTGTGGCTCTGGTGATACTTTCTATGAAGATTTTTGTCGAGCTGTTGACGAATTTGCCAAAGTTTTCGAAGAAGTGGAAGCAACTAAAGGTGCTGAACCTGTTCGAGTTGAACTGGACCCGGAACAAGATGATATTGACCACCTTGATCACTTTGCAGAAGAAATTTTCAAAAAGGCACAAGAAATGGATCTTTAA
- the galU gene encoding UTP--glucose-1-phosphate uridylyltransferase GalU: MKVRKAIIPAAGLGTRFLPATKALAKEMLPIVDKPTIQFIVEEAKASGIEDILIITGKNKRSIEDHFDSVPELEQNLESKNKTELLKVVQDTTNLGVNLYYSRQAHPNGLGDAVAQARSFIADEPFIVMLGDDLMKDKVPLTKQLIDDYEKTHASTIAVMKVPEKDVSKYGVIDPEGENAPGLYNVKRFVEKPKVEEAPSNLAIIGRYLLTPEIFDLLATQKPGAGNEIQLTDAIDRMNKTQRVFAHEFKGQRFDVGNKFGYVKTNIEYGLTHPEVKDELKPYILDLAKKIQAEDKTKKSSK; this comes from the coding sequence ATGAAAGTTAGAAAAGCAATTATCCCAGCAGCAGGTTTGGGAACAAGATTTTTGCCAGCCACAAAGGCTTTGGCTAAGGAAATGTTACCAATCGTTGATAAGCCAACTATTCAATTTATCGTTGAGGAAGCTAAGGCTTCTGGTATCGAAGATATCTTGATTATTACTGGTAAAAACAAGCGTTCTATCGAGGATCATTTTGATTCTGTACCCGAATTGGAACAAAACCTAGAATCAAAGAATAAAACAGAATTATTAAAAGTCGTTCAAGACACAACTAATTTAGGTGTTAACTTGTATTACAGCCGTCAAGCTCATCCAAATGGGTTAGGAGACGCTGTTGCCCAAGCTAGATCATTTATCGCTGACGAGCCATTTATCGTTATGCTAGGCGATGATTTGATGAAAGACAAGGTTCCTTTGACAAAACAATTGATTGACGACTATGAAAAGACACACGCTTCAACAATTGCCGTAATGAAGGTTCCCGAAAAAGACGTTTCTAAGTACGGTGTTATTGATCCAGAAGGTGAAAACGCTCCTGGCTTGTACAATGTTAAACGTTTTGTCGAAAAGCCAAAAGTTGAAGAAGCTCCAAGTAATTTAGCAATTATTGGACGTTACTTACTAACACCAGAGATTTTTGATTTACTAGCAACTCAAAAACCAGGTGCTGGTAATGAAATTCAATTAACCGATGCCATTGATCGTATGAACAAGACACAACGCGTCTTCGCCCACGAATTCAAAGGCCAAAGATTTGATGTCGGTAACAAGTTTGGTTACGTTAAGACAAATATCGAATATGGATTGACTCACCCAGAAGTTAAAGATGAATTGAAACCATATATTCTTGATCTTGCTAAGAAGATTCAAGCTGAAGATAAAACTAAAAAATCATCTAAGTAG